A region of the bacterium genome:
GGATGGCCGGCATCGCACCCCACTCCTCACGACGACAATCTCAGGTTACAGCTTGATCTCGATGTCCACACCCGCCGGCAGATCGAGGTGCATCAGCGCGTCCACCGTCTTCGGGGTCGGCTCGAGAATATCGATCAGACGCTTGTGCGTCCGCAGCTCGAAGTGTTCCATGGACTCCTTGTCGATGTGCGGTGAGCGGATGACACAGTACACGTTCCGATCCGTCGGCAGCGGCACCGGGCCGGAAATGCGCGCGCCGGTCCGCCTGACCGTGTCCACGATCTTTTCCGCGGACTGATCGAGGACTTTGTGGTCATACGCCTTGAGCTTGATCCGGATCTTCTGTGCCATCCCCCGCTCCTTTGCCCCCGCTGTACGATCGCCCGCCCGCGTCGTCGCGGGGACAGGTCCT
Encoded here:
- the rpsJ gene encoding 30S ribosomal protein S10 encodes the protein MAQKIRIKLKAYDHKVLDQSAEKIVDTVRRTGARISGPVPLPTDRNVYCVIRSPHIDKESMEHFELRTHKRLIDILEPTPKTVDALMHLDLPAGVDIEIKL